The stretch of DNA CCCTTCGCCGCACCAGATTTGAACGATAGCGCACGCCGGGCGTCTTTCGCGGACCCGGCTGTTTGGCGACAGTGACGTGGGATGACGACAGCGATGCTTTCGATGCTCAGACCAGGTCCGCCGCCGGTGCGGCCGCCCGCGCCCTCACTCCTCGCCGGCAGCCCGCCCGGCGTCGCCGGTTCCGGTATCCGCCAGGGGCTCTGCAAGGGGGTCGGCGCGGTTGCGGTACGTGCTCGGATCGCAGCCATAGGCCGCCTTGAAGGCGTGCGAAAAGTAGCTGCGGCTGGCGTAGCCGACGCTCTCGGCGATGACCTTCACCGGCATCGGCGACGTCGTCAGCAGCTTGGCGGCCAGTTGCAGGCGCGCCCGTTGCAGGAACTCGATCGGCCCCTCGTCGAAGGTCGCGGAGAAGCGCTCGGCGAAGCCGGTCCGGCTCAGTCCGCAGCGCGCGGCGAGGCTGTCGACGGTGTGTGGCGCGCCGGGCGCGTCGAGGATCGCCGCGATGGCGGGCACCAGCCGGGGATCGCGCAGGGCCTCGAAGATCGGCGACCGGGTCCCCTTCTCCAGGTGGACGCGGAGCAGGATCGCCAGGCACTGCTTCATCAGCGCGCTCGTCACTTCCTGCGTGCCGAGGCCGGGCCGGACCAGCTCCTCGATCATGAACGCGAAGGCGTGGCGCAGCCGGGCGTCGGCCGACAGATCCTCCGCCAGCGGACCATGCAGGCGGTCGAACAGGCCGAGCGAGCCCGCATAGCTCGCCGAGATCGACCCGCAGGCCAGGAGGATGTCCCGGCTCCCATTTCCCGCCGTGTACGCGACGAGGCCGTTGGGAAGGAGCCGCCGCACCTCCCCGCTCGTCACAGTGCTGGCCGCGTCCATGGACCCGATCGAGTAATCGACGTCGCGGGGCAGGATGATCATGCTGTTTGGGCCAAAGAGCAGCGGCGGCTGATCCGCGACCACGATCGAGCCGGAGCCCGCCAGGACGTAGTGGACGAGGAGCGCGTCGGTCAGGGCGCTCTTCGCCAGCCGCCAGCCGGT from Methylobacterium aquaticum encodes:
- a CDS encoding AraC family transcriptional regulator; the protein is MTCTVLASLLPTLSVQVHAFAFCEIQTGWRLAKSALTDALLVHYVLAGSGSIVVADQPPLLFGPNSMIILPRDVDYSIGSMDAASTVTSGEVRRLLPNGLVAYTAGNGSRDILLACGSISASYAGSLGLFDRLHGPLAEDLSADARLRHAFAFMIEELVRPGLGTQEVTSALMKQCLAILLRVHLEKGTRSPIFEALRDPRLVPAIAAILDAPGAPHTVDSLAARCGLSRTGFAERFSATFDEGPIEFLQRARLQLAAKLLTTSPMPVKVIAESVGYASRSYFSHAFKAAYGCDPSTYRNRADPLAEPLADTGTGDAGRAAGEE